The sequence TACCGGCTTCTCCGGCGCAACCACTCCTTCGCCGCCGTCGGCGCGCGCATCGCCGAGCTGATGGAGCCGCTGCGCTGAACGCCGGTCAGGGCGCAGCCGCGAGCGCGGCGCGCCAGCCGCCCCCGCCGGTGATGTCGCGCGCCCCTGCCATTACATGCGCTTCGCACAGAAAGCCCTTCACCGCGCTGGCGTCCTCCAGCACCACCGTTCCGATGGTGAGCGGGGCCGGAACGCCGGCGATGAAGTCGCCGAACGCCGCGCGCGGCAGCGACCAGATCTCGACCTCGATGGCGGCGCCTCCCTCCGCGGCGCGCACCAGCCCCGGCCGGGCCGGCGGGCCGCCGGGCAGCGCGTAGAGCCGGTAGGCCGGCGCGGTGCGCACACCGCGCAGAAAGCGCCCACCGCGCATGACAAGCTCATGGTTCAGCGGCAGTCCCGACATATGCGCCCCGCACACGGCGAGCGCGATTTCGTCCGGGCCCGCCTCGGTGGCCATCACGGGTGCCGCGCTGCCGCCGCGCTCGACGAGGAGGGCCAGCGCGGCGGCGCGGGCATCCTCGCCCGCGCGCGCCAGCACGGTCAGGCTGCCCGGGCGGCCATCCGCGCGCGGGCCGGTCGGCACGGCGATGCCGCACATGTCCAGCAGATTGACGAAGTTGGTATAGGTGCCAAGCCGGGCATTCGGACCGAACGGATCGGCGGCGATCTCGTCCAGCGTGACGAAGCACGGCATGGTCGGCACGCAGACGAGCGACACCGCGCCCAGCGCCTCCTCGCACCGGCGCTTCAGTTCCCGCAGCCGGTAGAGGCCGCGAAACGCGTCGACCGCACTGAGGCCGGCGCCGCCGGCGAGAATGGCGCGGGTCGTCGGATGCAGCGTCTCCGGCGCGCGGGCGAGCCGGTCGCCGACGGCGGCGAGGCGCTCGGCGACCCACGGCCCGGCATAGAGCATCGCGGCCACCGCGTAGAAGGGCGAGAAGTCGATGCGGCGGACCCGGGCCCCCCGCGCCGCCAGTTTTTCCAGCGTGGCCTCGAAATGACCCGCCTGCGCGGTGTCGCCGAAGGTGCGCAGGCTCGCCGCGTCCGGCGCGGCGACCTCGACCGGGGGCGGCAGCGGCGAGAGGCGCTGGCGTGGCAGCGGGCGCGACCACGGGTCGGCGGCGTCATAGCCGGCGGCCAGTTCGAACAGTTCCCACGCCTCCGTGACGCTGGCGGCGAAGAGCGAGACGGTATCGAGCGTGCGGCAGGCCGGCACCATGCCGGTCGAGGACAGCGCGCCCAGTGTCGGCTTCAGCCCGACAATGTCGTTGAAGGCGGCCGGCACGCGGCCCGAGCCCGCCGTGTCGGTGCCGAGCGAAAAGGCGACCAGCCCCTGCGCCACCGCCACCGCCGAGCCGGAGGAGGAGCCGCCGGGCACCAGCGCCGGATCGACCGCGTTGCGCGGCACCGGATAGGGCGTGCGCACGCCCACCAGGCCGGTGGCGAACTGGTCGAGATTGGTCTTTCCCAGGCAGATCGCGCCGGCCGCGCGCAACCGGGCGACGACGCCGGCATCCGATTCCGCGACATGGATAAAGTCCGGGCAGGCCGCCGTGGTCGGCATGCGCGCCACGTCGATATTGTCTTTCACCGCATAGGGAATGCCCCAGAGCGGGCGCCCGTCAGGTGTGCCGAGGGCGCGCGCCTCGCCGAGCGCGGCATGGCGGGCCTCGTAGAGAAAGATGCCGGGATCGGCCAGCGCGTCGAGCCGGCGGAACGCCTCCTCGACCACCGCCTCGGGGGTGACGCCGCGCGCATAGGCGGCGCGCAGGGACTCCAGCGTGAAGGCGAGGTCGGCGAGCATGGCGAAGCCTGGGGCGCGAGTGATCGAGGGGAGACGGGCGAGGAAAGGCGGGCCCGTGTTCTGCTGAACGCCGTCCATCCTGCCCGTCTGACCCCGTTCGCGAAAACTGCTATGAATTCACCGATGCGTTGCACAAAATGCACCGCTCCTGGGAATGCCGCGATGCGCCACCTCTATTCGCTGCGCCTGATCGAAGCGGTGGCCCGCGCCGGCTCCATGCGCCGCGCGGCCGAGGACGCCAACATCACCGCCTCGGCGCTCAACCGCCGCATCAGGCGCTTCGAGGCCGAGTTCGGCGTCGAGCTGTTCGAGCGCCTGCCCGGCGGCGTCCGGCTCAACCCAGCGGGCGAACTGCTGCTCCAGCACTATCGCGCCACCCTGTCCGACCTTGCCCGCGTGCAGGGACAGGTGGCGGACCTCTCGGGCGAGCGGCGCGGCCATATCTCGATGGCCTGCTCGCAGGCCCTGCTGCCCTATTTCCTGCCCGAGCAGATCGCCGCCTACCGCGCCGACCATCCCGGCGTGACCTTCAGCGTGAAGGTGCGCGACCGTGCCGAAGCCGAGGCCGAGCTTGCCTCCTATGCCAGCGACATCGCCCTGGTGTTCGAGCCCATCTATCTCGTCGACTTCGAGGTGATCGAGATGGTGCCGCAGCCGGTGCATGCGGTGATGGCCGCCGACCATCCGCTGGCCGCGCAGGCCGAATTGCGGCTGCGCGACTGCCTCGACGGCCCGCATGTAGCGCCGGCGGCCAAGTTCGGCGTGCGCCATCTGCTCGACTTTGCCGCCCGCAAGGGCTCGCGCCGGGTCGCCCCGATCGTCGAGACCGAGAGCTTCGAGCTGATCCGCCACTACGTGCTGCACGAGCGCGCGGTGGGCTTCCAGATTCCCATCGGCCTGCGCGATCCCGGCGACGGCTCGCTGGTGTTCCGCCCCATCGCGGCGCGCGACCTGCCGGTCGGCAACCTGTTTCTCGGCCAGATGCGCGGGCGCTCGCTCCCCGTCGCCTCGGCCCGCTTCGCCGTGCGCCTCGCCGCCGCGCTGAAGGCCTACCGCACGCCCGGCGCCGGCTGAAGCCACGCTCAGGCGTCCTCCATCTCGCTTTCGGGAAGAAAGGCTCGTCCCCGCGCCTGCCGGCGGATCACCTGCGGCGGCTGGCCGAAGGCGCGCAGGAAGGCGCGGCGCATGCGGTCGCGGTCGGCGAAGCCGGTCTCGCGCGCCACCGCGTCGATGGAATGGCCGGTGTCCTCCATCAGCGCCCGGGCCACCTCCAGCCGCAGGTTCTCCACCGCCTTGGCCGGCGACTGGCCGGTCTCGGCGTGGAAGGCACGGCTGAACTGGCGCGGCGACAGGTTCGCCACCCCTGCGAGGTCCTCGACGCCGAGCCGGCCCGCAAGGTTCCGCCGCGCGAAGGTGAGCACCTTCTGGATGCGGTCGGAGGTCGGCTCCAGTTCCAGCAGCGAGGAGAACTGCGACTGCCCGCCCGCCCGGCGATGGTACAGCACCAGCTTGCGCGCCACCGCGCGCGCCGCCTCCATGCCGAGATCCTCCTCGATCAGGGCAAGCGCAAGGTCGATGCCGGCGCTCATGCCGGCCGAGGTCCAGACATGGCCGTCGGCGATGAAGATGCGGTCTTCCTCCACCTTCACCGCGGGGTAGCGCTGCTGCAATTCGCGCGCGCGCACCCAGTGGGTGGTGACGCGCCGCCCGTCGAGCAGCCCGGCGGCGGCGAGCACGAAAGCACCGAGGCACGGCGCGGCGAGGCGGCGCGCCTGCCCGGCCACGCGGCGCACGAAGTCGACGGTGGCGGGGCTCGCCTCGTCCATGCTGGCGCCAAACACCAGGAGATCGTAGCGGGCATCGCTTGGCGCGGTCGTCATCACCTCGAATCCCTGCGAGGTGCGCACCGGCCCGCCCTGCTCGGACAGAAAGTCGA comes from Ancylobacter sp. TS-1 and encodes:
- a CDS encoding LysR family transcriptional regulator, with protein sequence MRHLYSLRLIEAVARAGSMRRAAEDANITASALNRRIRRFEAEFGVELFERLPGGVRLNPAGELLLQHYRATLSDLARVQGQVADLSGERRGHISMACSQALLPYFLPEQIAAYRADHPGVTFSVKVRDRAEAEAELASYASDIALVFEPIYLVDFEVIEMVPQPVHAVMAADHPLAAQAELRLRDCLDGPHVAPAAKFGVRHLLDFAARKGSRRVAPIVETESFELIRHYVLHERAVGFQIPIGLRDPGDGSLVFRPIAARDLPVGNLFLGQMRGRSLPVASARFAVRLAAALKAYRTPGAG
- a CDS encoding GlxA family transcriptional regulator; amino-acid sequence: MRRIGFVLSEGYSPMGFAVSTAFEMANMSAVARGEPAAYALDFLSEQGGPVRTSQGFEVMTTAPSDARYDLLVFGASMDEASPATVDFVRRVAGQARRLAAPCLGAFVLAAAGLLDGRRVTTHWVRARELQQRYPAVKVEEDRIFIADGHVWTSAGMSAGIDLALALIEEDLGMEAARAVARKLVLYHRRAGGQSQFSSLLELEPTSDRIQKVLTFARRNLAGRLGVEDLAGVANLSPRQFSRAFHAETGQSPAKAVENLRLEVARALMEDTGHSIDAVARETGFADRDRMRRAFLRAFGQPPQVIRRQARGRAFLPESEMEDA
- the atzF gene encoding allophanate hydrolase; this encodes MLADLAFTLESLRAAYARGVTPEAVVEEAFRRLDALADPGIFLYEARHAALGEARALGTPDGRPLWGIPYAVKDNIDVARMPTTAACPDFIHVAESDAGVVARLRAAGAICLGKTNLDQFATGLVGVRTPYPVPRNAVDPALVPGGSSSGSAVAVAQGLVAFSLGTDTAGSGRVPAAFNDIVGLKPTLGALSSTGMVPACRTLDTVSLFAASVTEAWELFELAAGYDAADPWSRPLPRQRLSPLPPPVEVAAPDAASLRTFGDTAQAGHFEATLEKLAARGARVRRIDFSPFYAVAAMLYAGPWVAERLAAVGDRLARAPETLHPTTRAILAGGAGLSAVDAFRGLYRLRELKRRCEEALGAVSLVCVPTMPCFVTLDEIAADPFGPNARLGTYTNFVNLLDMCGIAVPTGPRADGRPGSLTVLARAGEDARAAALALLVERGGSAAPVMATEAGPDEIALAVCGAHMSGLPLNHELVMRGGRFLRGVRTAPAYRLYALPGGPPARPGLVRAAEGGAAIEVEIWSLPRAAFGDFIAGVPAPLTIGTVVLEDASAVKGFLCEAHVMAGARDITGGGGWRAALAAAP